From Mucilaginibacter rubeus, a single genomic window includes:
- a CDS encoding SprT-like domain-containing protein — MDKVKVLEKYLPAEAAPLIARWIDYFKCEFKISRNRNSKFGDYRSPYGGKGHRISVNYDLNPYAFLVTTVHEFAHLHTWNEHKQNAKPHGTEWKNNFKKMMQPFFEKEIFPPDIKKAIVNYLDNPAASSCSDLNLYRSLRKYDPPKESEAILTVEKVPLKALFKLKDGRVFRKDEKLRKRFKCTEVATRRVYLFSPVAEVELIEGATAA; from the coding sequence TTGGATAAAGTAAAAGTTTTAGAGAAATATTTACCGGCAGAAGCGGCCCCGCTTATTGCCCGGTGGATTGACTACTTCAAATGTGAATTTAAAATTTCGCGTAACCGCAACAGCAAATTTGGCGATTACCGTTCGCCTTACGGTGGTAAGGGTCACCGGATCTCGGTTAATTATGACCTTAACCCCTATGCTTTTTTGGTAACTACCGTGCACGAGTTTGCGCACCTGCATACCTGGAACGAGCATAAACAAAATGCCAAACCCCACGGAACCGAATGGAAAAATAATTTCAAAAAAATGATGCAGCCATTTTTTGAAAAGGAAATTTTTCCGCCTGATATTAAAAAGGCCATCGTAAACTACCTGGATAATCCGGCCGCGTCAAGCTGCTCGGATTTGAACCTATACCGTTCACTGCGCAAGTATGATCCGCCAAAAGAATCGGAAGCCATTTTAACGGTAGAAAAGGTCCCGCTTAAGGCATTATTTAAGCTGAAAGATGGCAGAGTGTTCCGCAAGGACGAAAAGCTGCGTAAGCGCTTTAAATGCACCGAAGTGGCTACCCGAAGGGTTTATCTGTTTAGTCCGGTAGCCGAGGTGGAGTTGATTGAAGGTGCAACGGCAGCGTAG